A stretch of Myxococcus hansupus DNA encodes these proteins:
- a CDS encoding sensor histidine kinase, translating into MTSLPPVPGPLDETMSRAMDAQRRSVVGAGAAVRLVGAALFLTISTTLWLSGGRDWSMYPPALGLYAAVAATLFMLRRRRLARGLGVVQSLVDVALVYWLQSVALPVSPFPAGVAGFSLGLFSLVVVLSGLSMRGSVVYGTAVLAGLAQTDLMRRADVGWGAVAIAVVALVLVAVVSHYGTGRLRHLAVTLTRVEVERALEARRFQEVEDARRTIVRMLEEAQSKNAELQLLQRDMEQLTQFLVHDLRSPLSALTLSLSWMEHELPREGILGESVRTGLAVTARLDRMISDLMDVPRLEEGRMEPLKVPFPAVRVLEDVRRSLEGVARSRKLTLDVQAPADLVLMADADLLVRVVENLTTNALRYTPSGGRVRLEAGADDGGRWLAVRNDGPPIAQEARGRIFDKYGQANTERDSRRGYGLGLYFSRLAAEAHGGQLAVEDAPGWSTSFVVRLPA; encoded by the coding sequence GTGACGTCCTTGCCTCCCGTGCCCGGCCCGCTCGACGAGACGATGTCGCGGGCGATGGATGCCCAGCGGCGGAGCGTCGTGGGCGCGGGCGCGGCGGTGCGGCTGGTGGGCGCGGCGTTGTTCCTGACCATCAGCACCACGCTGTGGCTGTCGGGTGGCCGGGACTGGTCCATGTACCCGCCCGCCCTGGGGCTCTACGCCGCGGTCGCCGCCACGCTGTTCATGCTCCGCCGGCGGCGCCTGGCCCGGGGCCTGGGCGTGGTGCAGTCCCTGGTCGACGTGGCGCTGGTGTACTGGCTCCAGTCCGTGGCCCTGCCCGTCTCGCCCTTCCCCGCGGGGGTGGCGGGCTTCAGCCTGGGCCTGTTCTCGCTCGTCGTCGTCCTGAGCGGGCTGAGCATGCGCGGCAGCGTCGTCTACGGCACGGCGGTGCTGGCCGGCCTCGCCCAGACGGACTTGATGCGCCGGGCGGACGTGGGCTGGGGCGCGGTGGCCATCGCCGTGGTGGCGCTGGTGCTGGTGGCGGTGGTGAGCCACTACGGCACCGGCCGGCTGCGGCACCTCGCCGTGACGCTCACCCGCGTGGAGGTGGAGCGGGCCCTGGAGGCGCGGCGCTTCCAGGAGGTGGAGGACGCGCGGCGCACCATCGTCCGCATGCTGGAGGAGGCCCAGTCGAAGAACGCCGAGCTCCAACTGCTGCAACGGGACATGGAGCAGCTCACCCAGTTCCTCGTGCATGACCTGCGCTCGCCCCTGTCGGCGCTGACGCTGTCGCTCTCCTGGATGGAGCACGAGCTGCCGCGCGAGGGCATCCTCGGGGAGTCCGTCCGCACCGGGCTGGCCGTCACCGCGCGCCTGGACCGGATGATCTCCGACCTCATGGACGTCCCCCGCCTGGAGGAAGGCCGGATGGAGCCCCTCAAGGTGCCCTTCCCGGCCGTGCGTGTGCTGGAGGACGTGCGCCGCTCGCTGGAGGGCGTGGCCCGCTCGCGCAAGCTGACGCTGGACGTGCAGGCCCCCGCGGACCTCGTGTTGATGGCGGACGCGGACCTGCTGGTGCGCGTGGTGGAGAACCTCACCACCAATGCCCTGCGCTACACCCCGTCAGGTGGCCGGGTGCGGCTGGAGGCGGGCGCGGACGACGGCGGACGGTGGCTCGCGGTGCGCAACGACGGGCCGCCCATCGCCCAGGAGGCGCGCGGGCGCATCTTCGACAAGTACGGCCAGGCCAACACGGAGCGGGACAGCCGCCGCGGCTATGGCCTGGGCCTGTACTTCTCCCGCCTCGCCGCCGAGGCCCATGGCGGACAGCTCGCCGTGGAGGACGCGCCCGGGTGGTCCACGTCCTTCGTCGTGCGGCTGCCCGCCTGA
- a CDS encoding PspA/IM30 family protein, producing the protein MWQRFKRAMRSFAGFFVSSIEDPELILEQNVRDLNDQVPKMNESIAMVRANVTLLEKENAKYQDDVRSLTAKVKAGIQAGRDDLAAQYASKLQMEKEALARNEQQLATARQAYEKALSVKKAFMREKERKTQEAMNAIREARRAKWQAKVADTMESFTVAGIDSTHDEMLRKVQEKSAINEARMQMALESVDHTAANIEEEAEKIQANELVKQFKMEMGLMNSPAPVSEVGSSPEKTIGKKVGVE; encoded by the coding sequence ATGTGGCAACGATTCAAGAGAGCAATGCGCAGCTTCGCCGGATTCTTCGTCTCCTCCATCGAGGACCCGGAGCTGATTCTCGAGCAGAACGTCCGTGACCTGAACGACCAGGTCCCGAAGATGAACGAGTCCATCGCCATGGTGCGGGCGAACGTGACGCTGCTGGAGAAGGAGAACGCCAAGTACCAGGACGACGTGCGCTCGCTGACGGCCAAGGTGAAGGCCGGCATCCAGGCGGGCCGCGATGACCTGGCCGCGCAGTATGCCTCCAAGCTCCAGATGGAGAAGGAGGCGCTGGCCCGCAACGAGCAGCAGCTCGCCACCGCGCGCCAGGCCTACGAGAAGGCGCTGTCGGTGAAGAAGGCGTTCATGCGCGAGAAGGAGCGCAAGACGCAGGAGGCGATGAACGCCATCCGCGAGGCGCGCCGCGCCAAGTGGCAGGCCAAGGTCGCCGACACGATGGAGTCCTTCACCGTGGCGGGCATCGACTCGACCCACGATGAAATGCTGCGCAAGGTGCAGGAGAAGTCCGCCATCAACGAGGCCCGCATGCAGATGGCCCTCGAGTCGGTGGACCACACCGCGGCGAACATCGAGGAAGAGGCCGAGAAGATTCAGGCCAACGAGCTGGTGAAGCAGTTCAAGATGGAGATGGGGCTCATGAACAGCCCCGCGCCGGTGTCCGAGGTGGGCAGCAGCCCCGAAAAGACCATCGGCAAGAAGGTGGGAGTCGAGTAG
- a CDS encoding ABC transporter substrate-binding protein: protein MKLHRGPGLFLFLFLCVLGASYALASRLGYLDRLQERYFPSTRVAVRLSPGDFPAGVAAPVADVASVPLRPVLIGFSPRGSSAGLLVAAGGATTLDNPVPPPGAAQGLLKTAYALDARAVLFAKEEDLRHALAIGAENGGVDMATLSVDRLAAWAPALRDAAPRTLMLVGRSRGQEALAAVGVADLASLRGKRLGVYPYGSSHYFALWLLARAGLRITDVRWVELPTTLDAGRALREGRADAVVGLWGDVELAARDRGGAVLATTADAPHLVATVLVARGDFSARYPDAVRRVLRGLLDTGQSVLKDPTAGARMLGEVAPYLGDPIEAIRSAPPATLADNRAFFGLSGEAPVTYDELFQSAAALFQKLKQGPPVPPAEDTKDLGALKYVSEARGP, encoded by the coding sequence ATGAAGCTCCACCGCGGTCCAGGTCTCTTCCTCTTCCTGTTCCTCTGCGTGCTCGGCGCGAGCTATGCGCTCGCGTCGCGCCTGGGGTACCTGGACCGCTTGCAGGAGCGGTACTTCCCGTCCACCCGTGTGGCCGTCCGCCTGTCGCCCGGAGACTTCCCGGCCGGCGTGGCGGCCCCGGTGGCGGACGTGGCCTCGGTTCCCCTGCGCCCCGTGCTCATCGGCTTCAGCCCCCGGGGCTCGTCGGCGGGCCTCTTGGTGGCGGCGGGCGGGGCGACGACGCTGGACAACCCGGTGCCTCCGCCCGGCGCGGCGCAGGGGCTCCTGAAGACGGCCTATGCCCTGGACGCGCGGGCGGTGCTCTTCGCCAAGGAGGAGGACCTGCGGCACGCGCTGGCCATTGGCGCGGAGAACGGCGGCGTGGACATGGCCACCCTCTCCGTGGACCGGCTGGCGGCCTGGGCTCCGGCGCTGCGGGATGCGGCGCCCCGCACGTTGATGCTGGTGGGGCGCAGCCGGGGGCAGGAGGCCCTGGCCGCCGTGGGCGTAGCGGACCTCGCCTCCCTGCGCGGCAAGCGCCTGGGTGTGTATCCGTATGGCTCCTCGCACTACTTCGCGCTGTGGTTGCTGGCGCGCGCGGGGCTGCGCATCACGGACGTGCGTTGGGTGGAGCTGCCCACCACCTTGGATGCGGGACGGGCGCTGCGCGAGGGCCGCGCGGACGCCGTGGTGGGGCTGTGGGGGGACGTGGAGCTGGCGGCTCGGGACAGGGGAGGCGCGGTGCTGGCGACGACGGCGGATGCCCCCCACCTGGTGGCCACGGTGCTGGTGGCGCGTGGCGACTTCTCGGCGCGTTACCCGGACGCGGTGCGCCGGGTGCTGCGGGGCCTGCTCGACACCGGACAGAGCGTGCTGAAGGACCCGACGGCGGGGGCCCGGATGTTGGGGGAGGTGGCGCCGTACCTGGGCGACCCCATCGAGGCCATCCGCAGCGCGCCGCCGGCCACGCTGGCGGACAATCGGGCCTTCTTCGGGCTTTCCGGCGAGGCGCCCGTCACCTATGACGAGCTGTTTCAGAGCGCCGCCGCGCTCTTCCAGAAGCTGAAGCAGGGCCCCCCGGTGCCTCCGGCGGAGGACACGAAGGACCTCGGGGCCCTGAAGTACGTGTCGGAAGCACGTGGCCCCTGA
- a CDS encoding ABC transporter ATP-binding protein yields MIQARDVSKEYVDGDGTQVRVLDGMSLDVAAGEFVAVVGSSGSGKSTLLHLLGGLDVDYRGELSVGGVKLRGLGDKALARFRNAHVGFVFQSFHLIPNLSAVENVLLPSHFGAAPVDARKRAEALLERVGLGAKKDRAPVRLSGGERQRVAIARALFNQPKLLLCDEPTGNLDAATGSGVITLFQELHKEGLTVLCVTHEERMSAAAGRVLRLKDGRLVEERTGSQVAAGGAP; encoded by the coding sequence GTGATTCAAGCCCGCGACGTCTCGAAGGAGTACGTGGACGGTGACGGCACCCAGGTGCGCGTCCTCGACGGCATGTCGCTGGACGTGGCGGCAGGGGAGTTCGTCGCGGTGGTGGGCTCGTCCGGCAGCGGGAAGTCCACGCTGCTGCACCTGCTGGGCGGCCTGGACGTGGACTACCGCGGCGAGCTGTCCGTGGGCGGCGTGAAGCTGCGGGGCCTGGGCGACAAGGCCCTGGCCCGGTTCCGCAACGCGCACGTGGGCTTCGTCTTCCAGTCCTTCCACCTCATCCCCAACCTCTCCGCGGTGGAGAACGTGCTGTTGCCCTCGCACTTCGGCGCGGCGCCCGTGGATGCGCGCAAGCGCGCGGAGGCGCTGCTGGAGCGCGTGGGCCTGGGCGCGAAGAAGGACCGGGCGCCGGTGCGCCTGTCCGGCGGCGAGCGGCAGCGCGTGGCCATCGCTCGCGCCCTGTTCAATCAGCCCAAGCTGCTCCTGTGCGACGAGCCCACCGGCAACCTCGACGCGGCCACCGGCTCGGGCGTCATCACGCTGTTCCAGGAGCTGCACAAAGAAGGGCTCACCGTGTTGTGCGTCACCCATGAGGAGCGGATGAGCGCCGCGGCCGGACGCGTGCTGCGGCTCAAGGACGGGCGGCTCGTGGAGGAGCGCACCGGCTCGCAGGTGGCCGCGGGAGGTGCCCCATGA
- a CDS encoding ABC transporter permease translates to MRLDALSRMVRLSLARERKGAFFSAFGVAMGVGALVFFVGLGLGVGTVIREKIFPTDARLVDVVPPSVSLGSLLGGGKLDAPTVERLRALPGVEAAYRKMNVRVPAVTRYDGVFFGSKLRMGMEVLALGVEPELVQGDVQLGEFKDAGEGQPIPALVSTRLLELYNKTFAPARKLPQLSANMLVGFGFPVEFNRSYVAAAAASGATQPAQAQVVGASDRALLAGITIPLDAAVRLNRAFNMDAENYSGVTLIATDPSQVPAIVDAVKGMGLEIDDQDRRMAENSGAAVALTTSALALLSILICVLAAVNIAHALSASVRARAKEIGVMQAVGASRADVRSIVLAEAAVVGLAGGASGTAAALLLALGVNTLAASHLPNFPFKPDSFFSFPWPVVAGGVLLGLVAALAGAYFPSRRAAATDPARTLAG, encoded by the coding sequence ATGAGGCTGGACGCACTGTCGCGGATGGTCCGGTTGAGCCTCGCGCGGGAGCGCAAGGGCGCGTTCTTCTCCGCGTTCGGCGTGGCGATGGGCGTGGGCGCGCTGGTGTTCTTCGTGGGCCTGGGGCTCGGCGTCGGCACGGTCATCCGGGAGAAGATCTTCCCCACCGACGCGCGGCTGGTGGACGTGGTGCCGCCCTCGGTGTCGCTGGGCTCGCTGCTGGGCGGCGGCAAGCTGGACGCGCCCACCGTGGAGCGCCTGCGCGCGCTGCCCGGCGTGGAGGCCGCGTACCGGAAGATGAACGTGCGCGTGCCCGCGGTGACGCGCTACGACGGCGTCTTCTTCGGCAGCAAGCTGCGCATGGGCATGGAGGTGCTGGCGCTGGGCGTGGAGCCCGAGCTGGTGCAGGGCGACGTGCAGCTCGGCGAGTTCAAGGACGCGGGGGAGGGGCAGCCGATTCCGGCGCTCGTCTCCACGCGGCTGTTGGAGCTGTACAACAAGACGTTCGCCCCGGCGCGCAAGCTGCCGCAGCTCTCCGCGAACATGCTGGTGGGCTTCGGCTTCCCGGTGGAGTTCAACCGCTCCTACGTCGCCGCGGCGGCCGCGTCGGGGGCCACGCAGCCCGCGCAGGCGCAGGTGGTGGGCGCGTCGGACCGGGCGCTGCTGGCGGGCATCACCATTCCGCTGGACGCGGCCGTCCGCCTCAACCGCGCGTTCAACATGGACGCGGAGAACTACTCCGGCGTCACGTTGATCGCGACCGACCCCAGCCAGGTGCCCGCCATCGTGGACGCGGTGAAGGGCATGGGGCTGGAAATCGACGACCAGGATCGCCGCATGGCGGAGAACTCGGGCGCGGCCGTGGCCCTCACCACCTCCGCGCTGGCGCTGCTCTCCATCCTCATCTGCGTCCTCGCGGCGGTGAACATCGCCCATGCCCTGTCCGCGTCCGTGCGGGCGCGCGCCAAGGAGATTGGCGTGATGCAGGCGGTGGGCGCTTCGCGCGCGGACGTGCGCTCCATCGTCCTGGCCGAGGCCGCCGTCGTGGGGCTCGCGGGGGGCGCCTCAGGGACGGCCGCCGCGCTCCTGCTGGCGCTGGGCGTCAACACGCTGGCCGCGAGCCACCTGCCCAACTTCCCCTTCAAGCCCGACAGTTTCTTCTCCTTCCCCTGGCCGGTGGTGGCTGGCGGGGTCCTGCTGGGCCTCGTCGCCGCGCTCGCGGGCGCGTATTTTCCCAGCCGCCGCGCCGCCGCCACCGACCCCGCACGCACGCTCGCCGGATGA
- a CDS encoding serine/threonine-protein kinase codes for MTTTQPKRQPIPFGKYLLLDRINIGGMAEVWRGKQFGASGFERLVAIKRILPNIAEDDEFISMFIDEAKISVQLTHANVASIYELGNILGSYFISMEYIPGKDMRAIFDRCRKKGEPAPVPLVAYCVSKMCEGLDYAHRKKDGMGRDMNIVHRDISPQNVLLSYEGEVKVIDFGIAKAAGKATKTQAGILKGKFGYMSPEQIRGLPLDRRSDVFAIGVCLYEMLTGERLFVGDSDFSVLEKVRKAEVPSPTTYNRRIPEVLERIVLKALAKDVDERYQYASELGDDLQRFLITSDTIFSRKDLAQYMKSTFAEDVEREKQRLLDYADIKPPEGMRAALEAASFNSPIQPAPPPPAAVPVVQPVAPQPRMTGSMPAVPPGGVRRSPTLAALPKLTAATAAPPPDDDEGGATQLVSSDHEFADTPEPTTQPGAAVGRAVTPLETPAPHLGDEDGPVSGRTAVIPPPAPLSPSNPPRLSHANIPVVRPSTTVPTLAPLEALPPPPPSAGPTPRTSRGGGLPRMTRDVPVVSDPPPRPAPPVAPVAPAYEDDEDEDDSQERPTGGMAAVVPKDPKKKKLIMGAAGVAAVLVLVLLGWAFSGPGVGYVLVDLQSIPAEVRNRVQVRLDTQLVPLEGGSATLLREVPAGKVMVVVSAEGYNTFTKTVEVSAGKDVTPVQAALESLVRTAALVLSTEPASAEVKVDGRVVREQGKTAAYIKDVPINGSEWVVEMSAPGHKPVSKRVPVAGGGPVELSLKLEPLVTRMAVKVESKPAGATIFVDGKDMGAVTPAVVQVSPNARQLTLKLKCHNEAEVDVPDAEPGNEPATASVSLKRQPRCR; via the coding sequence GTGACGACCACTCAACCGAAGCGGCAGCCTATCCCGTTTGGGAAGTACCTCCTTCTGGACCGCATCAACATTGGCGGCATGGCGGAGGTGTGGCGCGGGAAGCAGTTCGGCGCGAGCGGCTTCGAGCGGCTCGTCGCCATCAAGCGCATCCTCCCCAACATCGCGGAGGATGACGAGTTCATCTCGATGTTCATCGACGAGGCGAAGATCAGCGTCCAGCTGACCCACGCCAACGTCGCGTCCATCTACGAGCTGGGCAACATCCTGGGGAGCTACTTCATCTCGATGGAGTACATCCCCGGCAAGGACATGCGGGCCATCTTCGACCGGTGCCGGAAGAAGGGCGAGCCCGCCCCGGTGCCGCTGGTGGCCTACTGCGTGTCCAAGATGTGCGAGGGCCTGGACTACGCCCACCGGAAGAAGGACGGGATGGGGCGGGACATGAACATCGTCCACCGCGACATCTCGCCGCAGAACGTGCTGCTGTCCTACGAGGGCGAGGTCAAGGTCATCGACTTCGGCATCGCGAAGGCGGCCGGCAAGGCGACCAAGACGCAGGCCGGCATCCTCAAGGGCAAGTTCGGCTACATGAGCCCGGAGCAGATCCGCGGCCTGCCGTTGGACCGGCGCTCGGACGTGTTCGCCATTGGCGTGTGCCTCTACGAGATGCTGACCGGTGAGCGCCTCTTCGTGGGCGACAGCGACTTCAGCGTGCTGGAGAAGGTGCGCAAGGCGGAGGTGCCTTCGCCCACCACGTACAACCGGCGCATCCCGGAGGTGCTGGAGCGCATCGTCCTCAAGGCGTTGGCCAAGGACGTGGACGAGCGCTACCAGTACGCCAGCGAGCTGGGCGACGACCTGCAGCGCTTCCTCATCACCAGCGACACGATTTTCAGCCGCAAGGACCTCGCGCAGTACATGAAGTCCACGTTCGCGGAGGACGTGGAGCGCGAGAAGCAGCGCCTGCTGGACTACGCGGACATCAAGCCGCCCGAGGGCATGCGCGCCGCGCTGGAGGCCGCGTCCTTCAACAGCCCCATCCAGCCGGCCCCGCCGCCGCCCGCCGCAGTGCCGGTGGTGCAGCCCGTGGCGCCGCAGCCGCGGATGACGGGCTCCATGCCCGCTGTGCCCCCGGGCGGCGTGCGCCGCTCGCCCACGCTGGCCGCGCTGCCCAAGCTGACGGCCGCCACCGCCGCGCCCCCGCCCGACGACGACGAGGGCGGCGCGACGCAGTTGGTGTCCAGCGACCACGAGTTCGCCGACACGCCGGAGCCCACCACGCAGCCGGGCGCCGCCGTGGGCCGCGCCGTGACGCCGCTGGAGACGCCCGCCCCGCACCTGGGGGACGAGGACGGCCCCGTGAGTGGCAGGACGGCGGTCATCCCGCCGCCCGCGCCGCTGTCCCCGTCCAACCCGCCCCGGTTGTCGCACGCGAACATCCCGGTGGTGCGGCCCTCCACGACGGTGCCCACGCTGGCGCCCCTGGAAGCGCTGCCGCCGCCTCCCCCCTCGGCGGGGCCCACGCCTCGGACGAGCCGGGGTGGCGGGCTGCCTCGCATGACGCGGGACGTCCCCGTGGTCTCGGACCCGCCGCCGCGGCCCGCGCCTCCCGTGGCGCCGGTGGCTCCCGCCTACGAGGACGACGAAGACGAGGATGATTCGCAGGAGCGCCCCACCGGCGGGATGGCCGCTGTCGTGCCGAAGGACCCCAAGAAGAAGAAGCTGATCATGGGGGCCGCGGGCGTGGCCGCGGTGCTCGTGCTGGTCCTGCTCGGGTGGGCGTTCTCGGGCCCGGGCGTGGGTTACGTGCTGGTGGACCTGCAGAGCATCCCCGCGGAGGTTCGCAACCGGGTCCAGGTGCGCCTGGACACGCAGCTCGTGCCGCTGGAGGGCGGCAGCGCGACGCTGCTGCGCGAGGTGCCCGCCGGCAAGGTCATGGTGGTGGTGAGCGCGGAGGGCTACAACACCTTCACCAAGACGGTGGAGGTCTCCGCGGGCAAGGACGTCACGCCCGTGCAGGCGGCGTTGGAGAGCCTGGTGCGCACGGCGGCCCTGGTGCTCTCCACGGAGCCCGCGTCGGCCGAGGTGAAGGTGGACGGCCGGGTGGTGCGCGAGCAGGGCAAGACGGCCGCGTACATCAAGGACGTGCCCATCAACGGCTCGGAGTGGGTGGTGGAGATGAGCGCGCCGGGCCACAAGCCCGTGTCCAAGCGCGTGCCGGTGGCTGGCGGCGGGCCGGTGGAGCTGTCGCTCAAGCTGGAGCCGCTGGTGACGCGCATGGCGGTGAAGGTGGAGTCGAAGCCGGCCGGTGCCACCATCTTCGTGGACGGCAAGGACATGGGCGCTGTCACGCCCGCCGTCGTGCAGGTGTCCCCCAACGCCCGGCAGCTCACCTTGAAGCTGAAGTGCCACAACGAGGCAGAGGTGGACGTTCCGGACGCGGAGCCAGGCAATGAGCCGGCCACCGCGAGCGTTTCCCTCAAGCGGCAGCCGCGCTGCCGTTAG
- a CDS encoding ATP-binding protein, with translation MSKVRKVNKADPLADLPRWAQQLARKYYTKTVSAFLLYGAVRDLQPLQLDDGGRGFGTLKTFLSEELFGGRDHVIFYDRSSGIRSSTPETQKDLQRAMAGYDAMYGTDYAKVMPRDPGRALQILENFLRMRLSEGRSLALIIDFAETLVPGGEMSHLSSEDRFVVATLDKWAHDPQFLAGDVSVVLLAENLADVSPRISRNPYVAPIELPLPTEEERLEYVRYKLEGKRLQSVSDVPLAGLAKMTAGLSRINLDRVLTEALEREVRITSELLKEKKREIIQAECHGLLEFIEPVHTLDAVAGHAKAKQMLRQAAAALKKGRIEVMPMGYLLAGPVGTGKTFMVSCFAGEIGIPVVKFLNFRSQWQGVTEANLEKIFNLLKALWPVAVMIDEADTFLGNRDSGGDSGTSSRVFGSIASFMGNTFYRGKIVWFLMTARPDLLPIDLKRQGRAEEHLALFYPQTDAERDDLFQVMSKKTGVSVDGIESFSTLIPEGVRAFSGADIEAVMVRSKFRALADGREAVTKDDLAAVLADFVPPSYPLEIELQNLVAVQECTSRELLPEGFRQLDRDYITRRVRELKALLESQ, from the coding sequence GTGAGCAAGGTGCGCAAGGTGAACAAGGCGGATCCGCTGGCGGATCTGCCGCGCTGGGCCCAGCAGTTGGCCCGGAAGTACTACACGAAGACGGTCAGCGCCTTCCTGCTGTACGGGGCCGTGCGCGACCTGCAGCCGCTGCAACTGGATGACGGCGGGCGCGGCTTCGGGACGCTCAAGACGTTCCTCTCCGAGGAGCTCTTTGGCGGCCGGGACCACGTCATCTTCTATGACCGCTCGTCGGGCATCCGCTCCTCGACGCCGGAGACGCAGAAGGACCTGCAGCGCGCCATGGCGGGTTACGACGCCATGTACGGCACGGACTACGCGAAGGTCATGCCTCGCGACCCGGGCCGCGCGCTCCAGATTCTGGAGAACTTCCTGCGCATGCGCCTGAGCGAGGGCCGCTCGCTGGCGCTCATCATCGACTTCGCGGAGACGCTCGTTCCCGGCGGGGAGATGAGCCACCTGTCCAGCGAGGACCGCTTCGTGGTGGCCACGTTGGACAAGTGGGCGCACGACCCGCAGTTCCTCGCGGGCGACGTGTCCGTGGTGTTGCTGGCGGAGAACCTGGCGGACGTGTCGCCGCGCATCAGCCGCAACCCGTACGTGGCGCCCATCGAGCTGCCCCTGCCCACCGAGGAGGAGCGGCTGGAGTACGTGCGCTACAAGCTGGAGGGCAAGCGGCTCCAGTCCGTGTCGGACGTGCCGCTGGCGGGCCTGGCGAAGATGACGGCGGGCCTGTCCCGCATCAACCTGGACCGCGTGCTCACCGAGGCGCTCGAGCGCGAGGTGCGCATCACCTCCGAGCTGCTCAAGGAGAAGAAGCGCGAAATCATCCAGGCGGAGTGCCACGGCCTGCTGGAGTTCATCGAGCCGGTGCACACGCTGGACGCGGTGGCGGGACACGCCAAGGCCAAGCAGATGCTGCGGCAGGCCGCCGCGGCCTTGAAGAAGGGCCGCATCGAGGTCATGCCCATGGGCTACCTGCTCGCGGGCCCCGTGGGCACGGGCAAGACGTTCATGGTGAGCTGCTTCGCCGGGGAGATTGGCATCCCCGTGGTGAAGTTCCTCAACTTCCGCAGCCAGTGGCAGGGCGTCACCGAGGCAAACCTCGAGAAGATCTTCAACCTGCTCAAGGCGCTGTGGCCGGTGGCGGTGATGATCGACGAGGCGGACACGTTCCTCGGCAACCGCGACTCTGGCGGGGACTCCGGGACGAGCAGCCGCGTGTTCGGCTCCATCGCCTCGTTCATGGGCAACACGTTCTACCGCGGGAAGATTGTCTGGTTCCTGATGACGGCGCGGCCGGACCTGCTGCCCATCGACCTCAAGCGGCAGGGGCGCGCGGAGGAGCACCTGGCGCTCTTCTATCCGCAGACGGACGCGGAGCGGGACGACCTGTTCCAGGTCATGTCCAAGAAGACGGGCGTCTCCGTGGACGGCATCGAGTCCTTCTCCACGCTGATTCCGGAGGGCGTGCGCGCCTTCAGCGGCGCGGACATCGAAGCCGTCATGGTGCGCTCCAAGTTCCGCGCGCTGGCGGACGGCCGTGAGGCCGTGACGAAGGACGACCTGGCCGCGGTGCTCGCGGACTTCGTGCCGCCCAGCTACCCGCTGGAAATCGAGCTGCAGAACCTGGTGGCAGTGCAGGAGTGCACCAGCCGCGAGCTGCTGCCCGAGGGCTTCCGTCAGCTCGACCGGGACTACATCACCCGGCGCGTGCGGGAGTTGAAGGCGCTGCTGGAGTCGCAGTAA
- a CDS encoding gamma-glutamylcyclotransferase: MAAGPIAPRPWFAFSLDLAPVTAHERLPGLPPIPDVLEGELAEALDVDVVYDVASPVWGGKVARLVDAPGRKLPGMLRRVDAADWDALARLEAAMAGASEVRPVKVRSFTGAVLTAQAFTPPAPTTPAQGAVSEAFLVTLALAAEQAGLFPEHVERLQAEARIVQALQKAGPGAAHPLPVPGRKG; encoded by the coding sequence ATGGCTGCTGGCCCTATTGCCCCGCGTCCCTGGTTCGCGTTCTCCCTCGACCTGGCCCCGGTGACGGCGCATGAGCGCCTCCCGGGCCTGCCGCCCATTCCAGACGTGCTGGAGGGCGAGCTGGCCGAGGCGCTCGACGTGGATGTCGTCTACGACGTGGCCTCGCCCGTCTGGGGCGGGAAGGTGGCCCGGCTGGTGGACGCCCCAGGCCGCAAGCTGCCCGGCATGCTCCGGCGCGTGGACGCGGCCGACTGGGACGCGCTGGCCCGCCTGGAGGCCGCGATGGCCGGCGCCTCCGAGGTCCGGCCGGTGAAGGTGCGCAGCTTCACCGGCGCCGTGTTGACCGCGCAGGCCTTCACGCCCCCCGCGCCCACCACGCCCGCGCAGGGGGCCGTGAGTGAGGCCTTCCTCGTCACCCTGGCGCTGGCCGCCGAGCAGGCCGGGCTGTTCCCCGAGCACGTGGAGCGGCTCCAGGCGGAGGCCCGCATCGTCCAGGCCCTCCAGAAGGCGGGGCCCGGCGCCGCGCACCCACTCCCGGTCCCTGGGCGGAAGGGGTAG